A genomic segment from Malus domestica chromosome 05, GDT2T_hap1 encodes:
- the LOC103415907 gene encoding berberine bridge enzyme-like 8, which produces MKIRSGGHDYEGVSYVAEVPFFILDMFNLRSIHVDIKSETAWVQTGATLGEVYYRIAEKSKTHGFPAGVCPTVGVGGHFSGGGYGNMMRKYGLSVDNIVDAQLVNVHGELLDRKTMGEDLFWAITGGGGASFGVVIAYKINLVHVPETVTVFRVPRTLEENATDIVYRWQYIADKLDDDLFIRLTMDIVNGTTNCSGENNKTLRASFIAMFLGDSERLLSILDKSFPELGVKQSDCNEMSWAQSVLFWTSFPTGTATEALLSRTPQVLTHLTRKSDYVKKPIPKTGLMWIFQKMIELEAPTMTFNPYGGKMSEISALATPFPHRAGNLWKIQYATNWNIEGTEASDHYIDLTRKLHMYMTPFVSKNPREAFYNYKDLDIGINHNANGMASYLEGRGFGIMYFMHNFDRLVNVKTKVDPGNFFRNEQSIPTLPYYEAPFGGQDGMDYLQLNLTCSATNVW; this is translated from the coding sequence ATGAAGATTAGAAGTGGAGGCCATGATTACGAGGGTGTATCGTACGTGGCTGAAGTTCCATTCTTCATCCTCGACATGTTTAATCTTCGATCCATCCACGTAGACATCAAATCCGAGACCGCATGGGTCCAGACGGGGGCTACTCTTGGTGAAGTTTACTATAGAATTGCCGAGAAAAGCAAAACCCATGGCTTTCCCGCTGGTGTTTGCCCTACAGTTGGTGTTGGAGGCCACTTCAGTGGCGGTGGATATGGTAATATGATGAGAAAGTACGGCTTGTCAGTTGACAACATAGTTGATGCACAACTTGTGAATGTGCATGGTGAACTTCTCGACCGAAAAACAATGGGTGAAGACCTTTTCTGGGCCATTACAGGAGGCGGAGGAGCCAGCTTTGGAGTTGTAATCGCGTACAAAATTAATCTTGTACACGTTCCAGAAACAGTTACTGTTTTCAGAGTTCCAAGAACACTAGAAGAAAATGCGACGGACATCGTCTACCGTTGGCAATATATCGCGGATAAGCTTGACGATGACTTGTTCATCAGGCTTACCATGGATATTGTAAATGGTACTACAAATTGTAGTGGAGAAAACAATAAGactcttagggcttcatttATTGCCATGTTTCTCGGAGACTCTGAGAGGCTCCTCTCAATCTTGGACAAGAGCTTCCCTGAATTGGGTGTGAAGCAATCTGATTGCAATGAAATGAGCTGGGCTCAATCTGTGCTTTTCTGGACGAGCTTCCCAACTGGGACAGCTACTGAAGCTTTGCTTTCTAGAACACCTCAAGTGCTTACACACTTGACGAGAAAATCAGACTATGTCAAAAAACCAATTCCAAAAACTGGTTTGATGTGGATTTTTCAGAAAATGATTGAGCTTGAGGCACCAACGATGACCTTTAACCCCTACGGCGGAAAAATGAGTGAGATATCAGCGTTGGCAACTCCATTTCCTCATAGAGCTGGGAATCTTTGGAAGATTCAGTATGCAACAAACTGGAACATAGAGGGGACTGAGGCATCAGATCATTATATTGATTTGACAAGAAAGCTCCACATGTACATGACTCCTTTTGTTTCCAAGAATCCAAGGGAAGCCTTTTACAACTACAAGGATCTTGACATTGGGATCAACCATAATGCTAATGGCATGGCAAGCTATTTGGAGGGGAGAGGTTTTGGCATTATGTACTTCATGCATAACTTTGACAGGTTGGTGAATGTGAAGACCAAGGTCGACCCTGGTAATTTCTTTAGGAATGAACAAAGTATCCCAACTCTTCCATACTATGAGGCCCCATTTGGTGGCCAAGATGGGATGGATTATCTTCAATTAAATTTGACTTGTAGTGCAACCAATGTTTGGTGA